One Chordicoccus furentiruminis DNA window includes the following coding sequences:
- the malQ gene encoding 4-alpha-glucanotransferase: MRAAGILMHISSLPSPYGIGTMGRAAREFVDFLKKAGQTYWQILPVGPTSYGDSPYQSFSTFAGNPYFIDLDLLEEDGLLEKSDYAALASGADPESVDYGRLYTERYPVLRKAVSRLLAKDGAEVRAFEAEPDSFWLDDYATFMALKDAHDGASWQTWEKPVRFREREAMAAVRRRCADDIAFWKGVQYLFHRQWTALKAYANENGIRIIGDVPIYVSADSVDVWASPKEFQLDENLLPTGVAGCPPDYFSADGQLWGNPLFDWENMRRNGYAWWIRRMKHVTSIYDVVRIDHFRGFAGYYDIPAGDRTARNGRWRKGPGIAFFREVEKQLGDVDLIAEDLGLLDDDVRKLLAETGYPGMKVLQFAFDTEDGGGYLPHDHERHSVAYVGTHDNDTAAGWFRSETAAAQNRACTYLGLHETEGISWGMMRGVWGSPADTAIVTAQDLLGLGSAARMNQPSTTGGNWKWRVREGALSDTLAARLASAMRVFGRLPAEKSGKTEKGTE, from the coding sequence ATGAGAGCAGCAGGGATTCTGATGCATATCTCGAGCCTGCCTTCACCGTACGGGATCGGTACGATGGGCAGAGCAGCCCGTGAGTTTGTGGATTTTCTGAAGAAAGCGGGGCAGACATACTGGCAGATTCTGCCGGTCGGGCCGACGAGCTATGGCGACAGCCCGTACCAGAGCTTTTCTACCTTTGCGGGCAATCCGTATTTTATCGATCTGGATCTGCTCGAGGAGGACGGACTCCTTGAGAAGTCCGATTATGCCGCTCTTGCCTCGGGGGCGGATCCGGAGAGCGTGGATTACGGACGGCTGTACACGGAACGCTACCCGGTTCTGCGGAAGGCCGTCAGCAGGCTGCTTGCGAAGGATGGGGCGGAGGTCCGGGCTTTTGAGGCGGAACCGGACAGTTTCTGGCTGGATGATTACGCGACCTTCATGGCGCTGAAGGATGCGCATGACGGCGCTTCCTGGCAGACATGGGAGAAACCGGTCCGGTTCCGTGAGCGTGAGGCGATGGCGGCGGTGCGGCGGAGATGCGCCGATGACATTGCTTTCTGGAAGGGCGTACAGTACCTTTTTCACAGGCAGTGGACGGCGCTCAAGGCGTATGCTAATGAGAACGGAATCCGGATCATCGGCGATGTGCCGATCTATGTGTCCGCGGACAGCGTGGACGTCTGGGCCTCCCCGAAGGAGTTTCAGCTGGATGAAAACCTTCTTCCGACCGGTGTGGCCGGCTGTCCGCCGGATTATTTTTCCGCGGACGGCCAGCTGTGGGGCAATCCCCTCTTCGACTGGGAAAACATGAGACGGAACGGCTACGCATGGTGGATCCGGAGGATGAAGCACGTCACCTCCATCTATGATGTGGTGAGGATCGATCATTTCCGCGGCTTCGCGGGCTACTATGATATTCCGGCCGGCGACCGGACCGCCCGGAACGGCCGGTGGCGCAAGGGACCGGGGATTGCTTTTTTCAGGGAAGTGGAAAAGCAGCTTGGCGATGTGGACCTGATCGCCGAGGATCTCGGACTGCTGGACGACGATGTGCGGAAGCTTCTGGCGGAAACCGGGTATCCGGGTATGAAGGTGCTGCAATTTGCCTTTGACACGGAGGACGGGGGCGGTTATCTTCCGCATGATCATGAGCGTCACTCTGTGGCCTATGTGGGGACGCATGACAATGATACGGCCGCCGGATGGTTCCGATCTGAGACGGCCGCCGCTCAGAACCGCGCCTGCACGTATCTCGGCCTGCATGAGACGGAGGGGATAAGCTGGGGTATGATGCGCGGCGTCTGGGGTTCGCCGGCGGATACGGCGATCGTGACGGCGCAGGATCTGCTGGGACTCGGTTCCGCGGCGAGGATGAATCAGCCCTCGACGACGGGCGGGAACTGGAAGTGGCGGGTCAGAGAGGGTGCGCTCAGCGATACGCTGGCGGCACGGCTTGCCTCGGCGATGAGGGTGTTCGGACGGCTTCCTGCTGAGAAGAGCGGAAAGACGGAGAAGGGAACGGAATGA
- the tmk gene encoding dTMP kinase, translating to MNRGALIVFEGIDGSGKGTQIRMLKKRLEKEGYPVFRSAEPNDSPFGALIHQIMIGRVRTTNDAIAALFVADRLDHIQNETNGLLKFLRAGVNVLEDRYYFSSYAYQSVDLPMEWIIEANAPCAKLLKADLTVFIDVDPKVTMERIDRNRMTKELFERTDRLTETRARYLDAFGRMKDTERVLIVNGDREPDIIAEEIWEKTRDLFVPAQQPVR from the coding sequence ATGAACAGAGGAGCGCTGATCGTTTTTGAGGGCATCGACGGAAGCGGCAAGGGCACGCAGATCCGGATGCTGAAAAAAAGGCTTGAGAAGGAAGGCTATCCGGTATTCCGTTCCGCGGAACCGAACGATTCTCCATTCGGTGCGCTGATTCATCAGATCATGATCGGACGTGTCAGGACGACGAATGACGCGATCGCCGCGCTTTTCGTCGCGGACCGGCTGGATCATATTCAGAATGAAACAAACGGTCTTCTGAAGTTCCTGCGGGCCGGCGTCAATGTGCTGGAGGATCGTTATTATTTCTCTTCCTATGCCTATCAGAGCGTCGATCTTCCGATGGAATGGATCATTGAGGCCAACGCGCCCTGCGCGAAGCTGCTGAAGGCCGACCTCACGGTATTCATCGACGTGGATCCGAAGGTGACGATGGAACGGATCGACCGGAACAGGATGACAAAGGAGCTTTTTGAGAGAACGGACCGGCTGACGGAGACGCGCGCGCGGTATCTGGACGCCTTCGGGAGGATGAAAGATACCGAGCGGGTCCTGATCGTGAACGGGGACCGGGAACCGGATATCATCGCGGAGGAAATCTGGGAGAAGACCAGAGATCTGTTTGTCCCGGCGCAGCAGCCGGTTCGCTGA
- a CDS encoding acyl-CoA dehydratase activase — translation MITYICKYTPLELLAAMGVPLEEPNRDVDDFRHADSVIHSSVCSHAKILLEECMTGRADGHELVLTSCCDTVRRVFDTVGANPEIRQRLSGLIMLDLPHENFGHAVDLYAGELARLVGFYEERGRTLDRQRLVELWKQQADNWAVFSEQGAFLAILGARVSNELRARIRNAMPFPVIDLSCGGLRSMPQPPERFLTRICNCTGAENGRSAELPLDDLLHAYAEALLNQLPCTRMEDVSRRSEILSMPNLKGIIYHSVKFCDYYSFEYAAIRRSSALPVLKIETDFTAQSEGQLDTRLMAFSESLTENGSRRSFGEEDGPVPSDVRRAAAPFPLRRLIRGLKGENSMKNEEKGASPRSAAPDDAAHAGAIYVGIDSGSTSTNVAAISENGTVLASCILRTGARAGTAAEKAYEDVRVQLGRNASKIRKVVATGYGRAFIGFADSTKTEISCHARGAHFADPSARCVIDIGGQDSKVICLDEDGNVMNFVMNDKCAAGTGRFLEMMAHTLETDLPHMSSLGLKWKKDLTISSTCTVFAESEVVSLIAENTDPADIVHALNKSVAGRTVGMVKRVRGDGPFMMSGGVARNAGVVKELENRLHAPVSVAEYPDLIGAIGAALFAREADH, via the coding sequence ATGATCACCTATATCTGCAAATACACGCCTCTTGAGCTGCTCGCGGCGATGGGCGTCCCTCTCGAGGAACCGAACCGTGACGTCGATGACTTCCGCCACGCCGATTCCGTCATTCACAGCTCGGTCTGTTCCCACGCGAAGATCCTGCTGGAGGAATGCATGACGGGCCGGGCGGACGGGCATGAGCTGGTCCTCACCAGCTGCTGCGACACCGTCCGCCGGGTCTTCGACACCGTCGGCGCAAACCCCGAGATCCGGCAGCGTCTCTCCGGTCTCATCATGCTGGATCTGCCCCATGAGAACTTCGGCCATGCGGTTGATCTGTACGCCGGCGAGCTCGCCCGTCTCGTCGGATTCTATGAGGAGCGGGGCCGTACGCTGGACCGGCAGCGCCTTGTGGAGCTCTGGAAACAGCAGGCGGACAACTGGGCGGTGTTCAGCGAACAGGGCGCGTTTCTGGCGATTCTCGGTGCAAGGGTGAGCAATGAGCTGCGGGCCCGGATCCGGAACGCGATGCCGTTTCCCGTGATCGACCTCTCCTGCGGAGGGCTTCGCTCGATGCCTCAGCCGCCGGAACGGTTTCTCACCCGGATCTGTAACTGCACCGGGGCCGAAAACGGCAGGAGCGCGGAACTTCCGCTGGACGATCTGCTGCATGCCTACGCGGAAGCGTTGCTGAACCAGCTTCCCTGCACCCGGATGGAAGACGTATCCCGCCGGTCGGAGATTCTCTCCATGCCCAATCTGAAAGGCATAATTTACCATTCGGTGAAATTCTGCGACTACTATTCCTTTGAGTACGCCGCGATCCGCCGCTCGTCGGCGCTTCCCGTTCTCAAGATCGAAACCGATTTCACCGCGCAGAGCGAAGGACAGCTGGATACCCGTCTTATGGCCTTTTCCGAAAGCCTTACGGAAAACGGCTCCCGCCGGTCCTTCGGAGAAGAAGACGGCCCGGTTCCCTCAGATGTCCGGAGGGCGGCCGCTCCGTTCCCGCTTCGCCGTCTGATCAGAGGACTGAAAGGAGAAAACAGCATGAAAAATGAAGAAAAGGGCGCTTCCCCCCGTTCCGCGGCGCCGGATGACGCCGCGCATGCCGGCGCAATTTATGTCGGCATCGACTCCGGATCCACCTCGACCAATGTGGCAGCCATCAGCGAAAACGGTACGGTACTGGCCTCCTGCATTCTGCGGACCGGTGCTCGCGCCGGCACCGCGGCGGAAAAGGCCTACGAGGACGTCCGCGTCCAGCTGGGACGGAACGCGTCGAAGATCCGGAAAGTCGTCGCCACCGGTTACGGCCGTGCCTTCATCGGCTTCGCCGACAGCACGAAGACCGAGATTTCCTGCCACGCGCGGGGCGCTCATTTCGCCGATCCTTCCGCGCGCTGCGTCATCGATATCGGCGGTCAGGACAGCAAGGTCATCTGCCTCGACGAGGACGGAAACGTGATGAACTTCGTGATGAATGATAAATGCGCGGCCGGAACCGGCCGTTTTCTGGAAATGATGGCCCACACGCTGGAAACCGATCTGCCGCATATGAGCAGTCTGGGCCTTAAATGGAAGAAGGATCTGACGATCTCGTCAACCTGCACGGTGTTCGCGGAATCGGAAGTCGTCTCGCTGATCGCGGAAAACACGGATCCGGCCGACATCGTCCATGCGCTGAACAAATCCGTGGCCGGCCGAACCGTCGGTATGGTGAAACGGGTCCGCGGAGACGGCCCCTTCATGATGAGCGGCGGCGTCGCGCGGAATGCCGGCGTTGTGAAGGAGCTGGAAAACCGCCTCCACGCGCCCGTCAGCGTAGCTGAATATCCCGACCTGATCGGAGCGATCGGCGCCGCGCTGTTCGCCCGCGAGGCGGATCACTGA
- a CDS encoding 2-hydroxyacyl-CoA dehydratase subunit D, which yields MNGKIEKLGAFISSQAEAHPGRTAQMLAAAYDIVGMQAAHFPSGSYTRSREYLQSYTARLLAKLLRDPARSAVVNIFMPSEIFCALDMPIMAPEALATYVVNTASERVFIDRAEEGGAPDTFCSFHKVLTGMAETGVMKRPAMVASTSLACDANQLTFRHLASLWNVPHAMIDVPQSADEDAVAYVAGQLRGMARTAEECDGARLNPDRLKACVARSAEQIRNFRTYLRRRSQVHFPESLTPEMLNIACNHLYLGTEAGLAYSRLLLEDVSRAPRRTSEKRIVWMHVLPNWQETIKDLFQGRDNHRVEIVASDLAVSALIDMDPDHPYESMARRLVSDSFNGPGSRRIGAALELAKSMEAEGILIFCQWGCKQTQGIALAAKRTFEEAGIPALVLDGDGCDRTNGGAEQIVTRANAFIEQLEEQS from the coding sequence ATGAACGGAAAAATCGAAAAGCTCGGCGCCTTCATCTCCTCACAGGCGGAAGCGCATCCGGGCCGGACCGCGCAGATGCTGGCGGCCGCCTACGATATTGTCGGGATGCAGGCGGCGCATTTCCCCTCCGGCTCCTACACACGCTCGCGGGAGTATCTGCAGTCCTACACCGCGCGGCTTCTGGCGAAGCTGCTCCGCGACCCTGCCCGCTCCGCGGTCGTCAACATCTTCATGCCGAGCGAGATTTTCTGCGCCCTCGACATGCCCATCATGGCGCCCGAAGCACTGGCCACCTATGTCGTCAACACGGCCAGCGAACGTGTCTTCATCGACCGGGCCGAGGAGGGCGGCGCGCCGGATACGTTCTGTTCCTTTCACAAGGTGCTGACCGGCATGGCGGAAACCGGCGTCATGAAGAGGCCCGCGATGGTCGCGAGCACCTCCCTCGCCTGCGACGCGAACCAGCTGACCTTCCGCCATCTGGCCTCTCTCTGGAACGTCCCGCATGCGATGATCGACGTGCCGCAGAGTGCGGACGAGGACGCGGTCGCCTACGTCGCCGGGCAGCTCCGGGGGATGGCCCGCACTGCGGAGGAATGCGACGGGGCGCGGCTGAATCCGGACCGGCTGAAAGCCTGTGTCGCGCGGAGCGCCGAACAGATCCGGAATTTCCGCACGTACCTCCGGCGGCGGTCCCAGGTGCATTTTCCCGAATCGCTCACTCCGGAGATGCTGAACATCGCCTGCAATCACCTCTATCTCGGCACAGAAGCGGGACTTGCCTATTCGCGGCTTCTTCTTGAGGATGTATCGCGTGCGCCGCGCCGCACCTCCGAAAAGCGGATCGTCTGGATGCATGTCCTTCCGAACTGGCAGGAAACCATCAAAGATCTCTTTCAGGGAAGGGACAACCACAGAGTCGAGATCGTCGCCAGCGATCTTGCCGTCAGCGCCCTGATCGACATGGACCCGGACCATCCCTACGAGAGCATGGCGCGGCGTCTTGTCTCCGACAGCTTCAACGGCCCCGGCTCACGCCGGATCGGAGCCGCGCTGGAACTGGCGAAAAGCATGGAAGCGGAAGGCATTCTGATCTTCTGCCAGTGGGGATGCAAGCAGACGCAGGGCATCGCGCTGGCGGCAAAACGCACCTTCGAAGAAGCCGGCATCCCGGCGCTGGTTCTGGACGGAGACGGATGCGACCGCACCAACGGAGGCGCCGAGCAGATCGTCACAAGAGCCAACGCGTTTATCGAACAGCTGGAGGAACAGTCATGA
- a CDS encoding A24 family peptidase, with amino-acid sequence MMVRIAVLAVASAALVSDLRSGRIGNWLSAAGLTAAVLCHLAEPATFWLCPAGAAVPLLLGWPLFRLHMIGAGDVKLLMALGALTGAADFWPFLAVVLVFGGVLSLVLMLAFSGVKGRLLYFSSWVSRGLRTGKWAPYRTGGTERTENFHFTVPVLMAAMCYAGGMF; translated from the coding sequence ATGATGGTGAGAATCGCAGTGCTTGCGGTCGCATCGGCGGCCCTTGTTTCCGATCTCCGAAGCGGCAGGATCGGGAACTGGCTGTCCGCGGCCGGTCTGACCGCCGCCGTGCTGTGCCATCTGGCGGAGCCGGCGACGTTCTGGCTCTGCCCGGCGGGAGCGGCCGTTCCTCTCCTGCTGGGCTGGCCGCTCTTCCGTCTCCATATGATCGGGGCGGGAGACGTGAAGCTTCTGATGGCGCTGGGAGCGCTCACCGGCGCGGCGGATTTCTGGCCCTTTCTCGCCGTGGTGCTGGTGTTCGGAGGCGTCCTTTCGCTGGTGCTGATGCTGGCCTTTTCCGGCGTGAAGGGACGGCTTCTGTATTTCTCGTCATGGGTGAGCCGGGGACTCCGGACCGGAAAATGGGCGCCTTACCGGACCGGAGGCACAGAGCGGACCGAGAACTTCCACTTCACGGTTCCGGTTCTGATGGCGGCGATGTGCTACGCGGGCGGCATGTTCTGA
- a CDS encoding P-loop NTPase family protein codes for MRRQILAMMDSEAGYAVSFMEYANRRNRIPFEIRAFTDAAQLRIFLLRHRPAILLVAEKDLTEELEKWTDGMLIRLTGSRTEEENCVFKYQAASSVIREVMRIYGGEDPRTPCGQGEGKILKRSAKVIGVFSPVGRCMKTAFAVSLGQCLARKKPTILLNLECGSAFSEILHEEYEQDLGDAIYYLRSGEKKPAAKLMTMVRSVGGLDYIPPFRSPGELFLTKDEEWERLITVLTGASSYEAVLIDFGILPLVSPNLLELCDLIYMPERRDYMADVKIRAFLEQPCRIGGDGEEKPEAPADMTIEERIGERLRRLRLNDRSLPSGGDRWFESMPYSRLGSYAEECIARDEL; via the coding sequence ATGAGGAGACAGATTCTGGCGATGATGGACTCGGAGGCGGGCTATGCGGTGAGCTTTATGGAATACGCGAACCGCCGGAACCGGATTCCTTTTGAGATCAGAGCTTTCACCGACGCGGCACAGCTCAGGATTTTTCTGCTCCGACACCGGCCGGCGATTCTTCTTGTGGCGGAGAAGGATCTGACAGAGGAGCTGGAGAAGTGGACGGACGGTATGCTGATCCGTCTGACCGGAAGCAGGACGGAGGAGGAAAACTGTGTGTTCAAGTATCAGGCGGCTTCGTCCGTGATCCGGGAAGTGATGCGGATCTACGGCGGAGAGGATCCCCGGACGCCCTGCGGGCAGGGAGAAGGGAAGATACTGAAACGAAGCGCGAAGGTGATCGGCGTCTTCTCTCCGGTCGGCCGGTGCATGAAGACGGCTTTTGCCGTTTCGCTCGGCCAGTGTCTTGCGAGAAAGAAGCCGACGATCCTTCTGAATCTGGAATGCGGATCGGCGTTTTCCGAGATTCTCCATGAGGAGTATGAGCAGGATCTCGGCGACGCGATCTATTACCTCCGGTCCGGTGAGAAGAAGCCGGCGGCGAAACTGATGACGATGGTACGGTCGGTCGGCGGTCTGGATTATATTCCGCCGTTCCGCTCGCCCGGAGAACTCTTTCTCACGAAAGACGAGGAATGGGAGAGACTGATCACGGTATTGACCGGAGCTTCCTCCTACGAGGCGGTGCTGATTGATTTCGGCATACTGCCGCTGGTCAGCCCGAATCTGCTGGAACTTTGTGATCTGATTTATATGCCGGAGCGCCGGGATTATATGGCGGATGTGAAGATACGGGCGTTTCTGGAGCAGCCGTGCCGGATCGGCGGGGACGGAGAGGAGAAGCCTGAGGCGCCGGCGGACATGACCATAGAGGAACGGATCGGCGAACGGCTGAGGAGGCTGAGACTGAATGACCGCAGCCTTCCTTCCGGCGGCGACCGGTGGTTTGAGTCGATGCCGTACAGCCGGCTTGGCTCGTACGCGGAGGAATGCATTGCGAGAGATGAGCTGTGA
- a CDS encoding CpaF family protein, with product MSCERETGVFGALRGELMQILEEHSEADDDEIREMIDALVLARTRRSGLSVAERVDLGRKLFDSVRRLDVLQELIDDKSVTEIMVNGPDIIFIERRGRISKWNKTFESGEKLDDVIQRIVGKCNRVVNEQNPIVDARLSDGSRVNAVIAPVALDGSILTIRQFPEHAITMEGLIACGSITQEAAEFLERLVGAAYSMIIGGGTSAGKTTFLNALSNYIPKGERIITIEDNAELRIQGVENLVRLEAKNANMEGNRAVTIRDLIKSALRMRPDRIVVGEVRSGEAVDMLQAMNTGHDGSMSTIHANSVEDMVSRLEMMVLMAFPLPLPAIRRQIASGVDLFIHLGRLRDRSRKVLEIAELDGLEGGEVRMNPLFRYDDAAGKLVRTGELKHTLKLERGGG from the coding sequence ATGAGCTGTGAACGGGAAACGGGAGTGTTCGGCGCGCTGCGCGGCGAGCTGATGCAGATACTGGAGGAGCACAGCGAGGCGGATGACGATGAGATCAGGGAAATGATCGATGCGCTTGTCCTCGCCAGAACCCGGCGGAGCGGCCTTTCCGTAGCGGAACGGGTGGACCTGGGGCGGAAGCTGTTTGACTCGGTCCGGCGTCTTGACGTCCTTCAGGAACTGATCGACGACAAGTCGGTCACGGAGATTATGGTGAACGGACCGGATATCATCTTCATCGAACGGCGGGGCCGGATCAGCAAGTGGAACAAAACGTTCGAATCCGGGGAGAAGCTGGATGACGTCATCCAGCGAATCGTGGGAAAATGCAACCGCGTCGTGAACGAGCAGAATCCGATTGTGGATGCCCGTCTGTCAGACGGGAGCCGTGTCAACGCGGTGATAGCGCCGGTGGCGCTTGACGGGTCGATCCTGACGATCCGCCAGTTTCCGGAGCATGCCATCACGATGGAGGGTCTGATCGCCTGCGGCAGCATCACGCAGGAGGCGGCGGAGTTTCTGGAACGGCTGGTGGGCGCCGCCTATTCCATGATCATCGGAGGCGGAACCTCCGCAGGCAAGACGACGTTTCTCAATGCTCTTTCCAATTATATTCCGAAGGGCGAGCGGATCATCACGATCGAGGACAACGCCGAGCTTCGGATTCAGGGCGTGGAAAATCTGGTCCGGCTGGAAGCCAAGAATGCCAATATGGAAGGAAACCGTGCCGTAACGATCCGGGATCTGATCAAGTCCGCTCTCCGGATGCGACCGGACCGGATCGTGGTCGGCGAGGTGCGTTCCGGAGAGGCGGTAGATATGCTTCAGGCGATGAATACGGGCCATGACGGCTCTATGAGCACGATTCACGCCAATTCGGTGGAGGATATGGTGTCCCGACTGGAAATGATGGTGCTGATGGCGTTCCCGCTTCCTCTCCCGGCGATCCGGAGGCAGATCGCATCCGGCGTTGACCTTTTCATTCATCTCGGAAGGCTGCGGGACAGGTCCAGAAAGGTGCTGGAAATCGCGGAGCTCGACGGACTTGAAGGCGGGGAAGTAAGGATGAACCCGCTGTTCCGCTACGATGACGCGGCCGGAAAACTGGTCAGAACCGGAGAACTGAAGCATACGCTGAAACTGGAGCGAGGTGGAGGATGA
- a CDS encoding type II secretion system F family protein: MKEAGGRTDYHTYRFSSMEKLKLFLSYGALSAAAGWLFYDSWIAALILTGLFPLYFRSAVRKAAAGRRRELSYDFRDALNSLTISIRAGRSVEHAFPEAARDLAMVKGREAPMTEELFWISGQLRMAVPVEKLLLDLSARSGVEDIENFASVFVAAKRMGGSLPDIIRKAAGCIEGKIDVEREIETNLSGKQLEQKIMTAMPAGIIFYMRAASPGYLDSMYGNLPGVLIMTGCLAGYLGAAVWGRRIVRIEV, translated from the coding sequence ATGAAGGAAGCAGGGGGACGGACGGATTATCACACATACCGGTTTTCATCCATGGAAAAGCTGAAGCTGTTTCTGAGCTACGGCGCGCTGTCCGCCGCAGCCGGCTGGCTGTTCTACGATTCATGGATCGCGGCTCTGATTCTGACGGGACTGTTCCCTCTGTACTTCCGCTCCGCGGTCAGAAAAGCGGCTGCCGGAAGGAGGAGGGAACTCTCCTATGACTTTCGTGATGCGCTCAATTCACTGACTATTTCCATCCGGGCGGGACGCTCCGTCGAACATGCGTTTCCCGAGGCGGCGAGGGATCTGGCGATGGTCAAAGGACGGGAGGCTCCGATGACCGAAGAGCTTTTCTGGATTTCAGGACAGCTCAGGATGGCGGTGCCCGTTGAGAAGCTGCTTCTTGATCTGTCGGCCCGGTCAGGCGTTGAAGACATCGAGAATTTTGCATCCGTCTTTGTCGCCGCCAAGCGGATGGGCGGCAGCCTCCCCGATATTATCAGGAAGGCGGCCGGCTGCATCGAGGGGAAAATTGATGTGGAGAGGGAGATCGAGACGAATCTTTCGGGCAAGCAGCTGGAGCAGAAGATCATGACGGCAATGCCCGCCGGAATCATCTTCTATATGAGGGCTGCTTCTCCCGGATATCTTGATTCGATGTACGGCAATCTTCCGGGAGTGCTGATTATGACCGGCTGTCTGGCCGGGTATCTGGGGGCGGCCGTGTGGGGACGGCGTATCGTGCGCATCGAGGTGTGA
- a CDS encoding immunoglobulin-like domain-containing protein, which translates to MNFQRYSIFLVVLMAYLVLFIRSKGLFSASAAFLLGQMPDRPAALTKEMAARALVILFLANLLGALMTWKTGEEDTAAHGYLMRNEYGSGDDTKALTLTVDGEETDIDLPVAARKLSEKEVREAIRNAGERLPAEVFGGMAGQGDKSGTIRIERSLKLPEKISGLPVRISWMTSRPEYLDFDGTVTDRVPEEGADVLLTATLTCEEMTEELRFSLRVMPKRLAGKEAIRKKAEEAVADGNDGSEAKIVLPDTLDGKKAEWASRENTAGVSLLMTGCLIAACYLYSRVRRSRNEAALREERMRRDYPGIVSKLVLLLTAGLSLRRAFEQIASDYQRQKKQEADAAARRRKRTHVMTICRKREALSPVEMHPGCEEILRTCQEMGHGVSELDAYRNLGKRARLPEYRTLATVLAQNLRKGGKEMTAILEREAEEAYENRKKHAAVLGEQAGTRMLLPMLVMLLLVMVILMVPALSLI; encoded by the coding sequence ATGAACTTTCAGCGATATTCGATTTTTCTGGTGGTCCTGATGGCCTATCTGGTTCTGTTCATCCGGTCAAAGGGTCTGTTTTCCGCCTCTGCCGCTTTCCTCCTCGGACAAATGCCGGACCGACCGGCGGCGCTTACGAAGGAAATGGCGGCGAGGGCGCTGGTCATCCTGTTTCTGGCGAACCTCCTCGGCGCGCTGATGACATGGAAAACGGGAGAAGAGGATACGGCAGCCCATGGATATCTGATGCGGAACGAATACGGAAGCGGAGACGACACGAAGGCGCTGACTCTGACGGTAGACGGAGAGGAGACGGACATCGACCTGCCGGTCGCCGCAAGAAAGCTGAGTGAGAAGGAGGTCCGGGAAGCGATTCGGAATGCCGGGGAACGTCTCCCCGCGGAGGTTTTCGGAGGGATGGCCGGACAGGGGGATAAAAGCGGAACGATTCGGATCGAACGGAGCCTGAAGCTGCCGGAGAAAATCAGCGGCCTGCCGGTCAGAATTTCATGGATGACAAGCCGGCCGGAGTACCTTGATTTTGACGGGACGGTCACGGACCGGGTGCCGGAGGAAGGCGCCGACGTGCTGCTCACGGCGACACTGACGTGTGAGGAGATGACGGAGGAATTGCGTTTTTCTCTTCGGGTGATGCCGAAGCGTCTCGCCGGTAAAGAGGCGATCCGGAAAAAGGCGGAGGAGGCGGTGGCTGACGGGAACGATGGCAGCGAAGCGAAGATCGTCCTGCCGGATACCCTCGACGGGAAAAAGGCCGAGTGGGCTTCGAGAGAAAACACGGCAGGTGTCAGCCTTCTGATGACGGGATGTCTGATTGCGGCCTGTTATCTGTATTCACGCGTTCGTCGCAGCCGGAACGAGGCAGCACTGAGAGAAGAACGGATGCGGCGGGATTATCCGGGGATTGTCAGCAAGCTGGTGCTTCTTCTGACGGCGGGACTCAGCCTCCGCAGAGCCTTTGAGCAGATCGCGTCGGATTATCAGAGACAGAAAAAGCAGGAGGCAGATGCCGCGGCGCGGCGCCGCAAAAGAACGCACGTTATGACAATATGCCGGAAAAGAGAGGCGCTAAGTCCTGTGGAAATGCATCCGGGCTGCGAGGAGATTCTGCGCACCTGTCAGGAGATGGGGCATGGCGTGAGCGAACTTGACGCCTACCGGAATCTCGGGAAGCGCGCACGACTTCCGGAATACCGGACGCTGGCGACGGTTCTTGCGCAGAACCTCCGAAAAGGGGGAAAGGAGATGACCGCGATACTGGAAAGGGAGGCGGAAGAGGCTTACGAAAACAGGAAGAAACACGCGGCCGTTCTGGGGGAACAGGCGGGGACCAGAATGCTGCTTCCGATGCTTGTGATGCTGCTTCTGGTGATGGTGATCCTGATGGTGCCCGCGCTGTCACTGATCTGA